Proteins from one Parasteatoda tepidariorum isolate YZ-2023 chromosome 4, CAS_Ptep_4.0, whole genome shotgun sequence genomic window:
- the LOC139425337 gene encoding uncharacterized protein: MILSIDIAGAFDALQHKIILENLNRIKAPSNIFNLFKSLLQNRSIIINTPEGPVQKHQTIGAPQRSCSRPISWNITADEPLNYNWNSILSLLKHPNDARIALSAFADDFSFILAASTESDLGILDTKAINDFNIWATDNSLNLLTDKTTYLLLKCKLMNGPSVHLNGQKIKRSKVVRILGLNFDENHNWTDHLNIQADKAARQFQAIQRIAGGKWGINKTQRRIIYKTCTERMIAHAAAVWCVNPKQHTRNKLDTIQRKFLLNISGAYRTSPTNALQVILAIPPLHITLQQEAIRINLIRNKNFSSTIDGTCFHSTQIDKKIKLNDIHPANFDIKTNNFIFIKQAKLTRKINIFTDGSKKADGMGAAIVQYEDGIITSATQLKLSSYNTVFQAEATALKEAITHAIKQKIASQTTIWSDSLSTIIALKNYNTTHQIIQDIQNLLNNTNDLQISWIKAHNNNDGNEQADNLAKEAINTGQFLNIKVTHSFIKLKAKTQIKKDWQHYWHHHKPKSGTLIIEFIPDVSFKPLEWNRQLILFFTEHGPFKAYLKRFCLATDNTCACVGVGTVWHYAIECPLTTSYHFKQPKLEFLIAWKRSIHKNPKLKQKATNLINFLEEYEEILK, translated from the coding sequence ATGATCCTTTCCATTGATATCGCAGGGGCTTTCGACGCACTCCAACACAAAATCATCCTCGAGaatttaaacagaataaaagCTCCATccaatatattcaatttattcaaGAGTCTCCTTCAAAATAGAAGTATTATAATCAATACTCCAGAAGGACCGGTGCAAAAACACCAAACAATAGGAGCACCCCAGAGGTCATGTAGCAGACCCATATCATGGAATATAACCGCTGACGAGCCCCTTAACTACAATTGGAACAGCATCCTCTCTCTGCTCAAACATCCAAATGATGCGAGAATAGCTTTGAGTGCTTTTGCAGATGACTTCAGCTTTATCTTGGCAGCTTCCACTGAATCAGATCTAGGCATCCTGGACACAAAagcaataaatgattttaacatttgGGCAACGGACAATAGTCTAAATCTTTTAACTGATAAAACCAcctatttattactaaaatgcaAACTAATGAATGGCCCATCAGTACATCTCAACgggcaaaaaattaaaagatctaAAGTGGTCAGGATCTTAGGCCTCAATTTTGATGAGAACCACAACTGGACTGACCATCTAAACATCCAGGCAGACAAAGCTGCCAGACAATTTCAGGCCATACAAAGAATAGCTGGAGGAAAATGGGGAATAAATAAAACCCAAAGACGAATCATTTACAAAACCTGCACAGAAAGGATGATCGCCCATGCAGCAGCAGTCTGGTGTGTTAATCCCAAACAACACACCAGAAACAAACTAGATACCATTCAGAGAAAATTTCTGCTGAATATCTCTGGTGCCTATCGTACATCCCCCACAAATGCCCTGCAGGTTATTCTGGCAATACCTCCATTGCACATTACTCTTCAGCAGGAGGCAATTAGAATCAACctcatcagaaataaaaatttctcttcaacAATAGATGGCACCTGTTTTCACTCCACtcaaattgacaaaaaaattaaattaaatgatatccACCCAGCAAATTTCGACataaagacaaataattttatattcattaaacaagctaaattaacaagaaaaataaacatatttacagATGGATCCAAGAAGGCTGATGGAATGGGTGCTGCAATTGTACAATATGAAGATGGCATAATTACATCGGCCACACAATTGAAACTTAGTTCTTACAACACTGTATTCCAGGCGGAAGCAACAGCATTAAAGGAAGCCATCACCCACGCCATAAAGCAAAAAATCGCGAGCCAAACTACAATATGGTCAGACAGCCTCTCAACAATAATAGCACTTAAGAATTATAATACCACTCATCAGATTATACAAGACATCCAAAATCTACTTAATAATACTAATGACCTTCAAATCTCATGGATTAAAGCACATAATAACAACGATGGAAACGAGCAAGCTGATAATTTAGCTAAAGAGGCAATTAATACGggtcaatttttaaacatcaaagtTACACACTCATTCATTAAGCTTAAAGccaaaacacaaattaaaaaggaCTGGCAACACTACTGGCATCATCACAAACCAAAATCAGGAACATTAATCATAGAATTTATACCAGATGTCTCATTTAAACCTTTGGAATGGAATAGACAGCTAATCCTCTTCTTTACAGAGCATGGCCCCTTTAAAGCATATCTAAAGCGATTCTGCCTGGCAACTGACAATACATGTGCCTGTGTAGGAGTAGGAACAGTGTGGCATTATGCAATAGAATGTCCGCTTACCACATCCTACCACTTCAAACAACCAAAGCTAGAATTCCTCATAGCCTGGAAGAGATCCATCCATAAGAATCCGaagttgaaacagaaggcaACAAACCTCATTAATTTTCTAGAAGAATACGAGGAAatcctgaaataa